A genomic segment from Nicotiana sylvestris chromosome 1, ASM39365v2, whole genome shotgun sequence encodes:
- the LOC104229123 gene encoding putative transferase At1g60990, chloroplastic isoform X2 — MLLRMPSRCVSSLIQVFLVVDLSHYGRIRVSGEDRVQFLHNQSTANFEILHEGQGCDTVFVTPTARTIDIAHAWIMKTAITLVVSPVTKERITGMLKKYIFFADKVEIQDITGQTSLFVLIGPRSNQIMEALNLADIVGQPYGSHKHYSVNGMPITVGVGNIISEDGYSLLMSPAAAESVWKALLGHGAIPMGSNAWEILRILQGRPAPGKELTDEFNVLEANLWNAVSLNKGCYKGQETISRLVTYDGIKQRLWGIRVPSPVEPGSTISVDGKKVGKVTSFTKGIRASQPLGLGYIKRKAASEGDTVIIGDDVVGTVVEVPFLARQIPPS, encoded by the exons TTAGTGGAGAAGACAGGGTTCAGTTTCTTCACAACCAAAGTACTGCTAACTTTGAAATTCTTCATGAAGGGCAG GGATGTGACACTGTTTTTGTGACACCAACTGCTAGAACCATCGATATTGCCCACGCCTGGATTATG AAAACTGCGATCACATTGGTGGTCTCTCCAGTGACcaaggaaagaataactggaatGCTTAAGAA GTACATATTCTTTGCAGACAAAGTTGAAATTCAAGATATTACAGGACAAACATCCTTGTTCGTACTAATAGGGCCTAGAAGTAACCAA ATAATGGAAGCTCTGAATCTTGCTGACATAGTTGGACAACCATATGGCTCACATAAGCATTACAGT GTAAATGGAATGCCAATAACTGTGGGAGTGGGAAATATCATCTCTGAAGACGGTTACTCACTACTGATGTCTCCAGCTGCTGCTGAGTCGGTCTGGAAAGCTCTTCTAGGTCATGGGGCCATCCCAATGGGTTCTAATGCATGGGAAATTTTAAGGATACTTCAAG GAAGACCAGCTCCTGGGAAAGAGCTCACTGATGAGTTTAATGTTCTGGAGGCTAATCTGTGGAATGCTGTTTCTCTTAATAAAG GGTGCTATAAGGGCCAAGAAACCATTTCTAGGCTTGTAACTTACGATGGCATCAAACAGAGGCTGTGGGGAATACGCGTACCATCACCGGTGGAACCTGGCAGCACCATCTCAGTGGACGGGAAAAAG GTTGGCAAGGTGACTAGTTTCACCAAAGGTATACGAGCATCTCAGCCCCTAGGACTTGGCTATATCAAGAGGAAAGCTGCTTCTGAGGGAGACACTGTAATTATTGGTGATGATGTTGTGGGTACAGTGGTGGAAGTGCCTTTTCTCGCTCGTCAAATCCCTCCATCCTAG